One segment of Rosa chinensis cultivar Old Blush chromosome 6, RchiOBHm-V2, whole genome shotgun sequence DNA contains the following:
- the LOC112170174 gene encoding probable gamma-secretase subunit PEN-2, producing the protein MEATDIQNPNPSPRILLPSSPPPLWPTIDGPLGLSEEESVSYARRFYKFGFALLPLLWAVNCFYFWPALRHSRSFPRIHHYVLRSAVGFAVFTALLSSWALTFGIGGERLFGHVWDELLMYNLADRIGLTGWS; encoded by the coding sequence ATGGAAGCCACCGAtatccaaaaccctaaccctagcccaagGATTCTCCTCCCGTCGTCTCCACCCCCTCTGTGGCCCACCATCGACGGTCCACTGGGCTTGTCGGAGGAAGAATCGGTCAGCTACGCCCGTCGGTTCTACAAGTTCGGGTTCGCTCTGCTTCCGTTGCTTTGGGCCGTGAACTGCTTCTACTTCTGGCCCGCTCTCCGCCACTCCCGCTCTTTCCCTCGCATCCACCACTACGTCCTGAGATCCGCCGTTGGATTCGCCGTGTTCACTGCTCTGCTCTCGTCCTGGGCCCTCACCTTTGGGATTGGAGGAGAGCGTCTGTTCGGGCATGTCTGGGATGAACTGCTCATGTATAACCTTGCTGACAGAATTGGACTCACTGGTTGGAGCTGA